A single region of the Salvia miltiorrhiza cultivar Shanhuang (shh) chromosome 8, IMPLAD_Smil_shh, whole genome shotgun sequence genome encodes:
- the LOC130997765 gene encoding auxin-induced protein 15A-like: MNMMKGKFLKTCMKKWRRMGRSVMPCEACWSWSLWALVHEEKIVPSDVPKGHLVVYVGECDKRFVIKVSLLKNPLFQALLDQAREVYDFNADSKLRIPCDENIFLTVVQCAKSPPDRRLPICL; this comes from the coding sequence ATGAACATGATGAAAGGGAAATTCCTGAAAACATGTATGAAGAAGTGGCGAAGAATGGGGAGAAGCGTGATGCCTTGTGAGGCGTGTTGGTCGTGGTCGTTGTGGGCGTTGGTGCACGAGGAGAAGATCGTGCCGAGTGACGTCCCAAAGGGGCACTTGGTAGTGTATGTAGGAGAGTGTGACAAGAGATTCGTGATCAAAGTTAGCTTGCTCAAGAACCCGCTGTTTCAGGCATTGCTGGATCAAGCTCGGGAAGTCTATGATTTCAATGCTGATTCAAAACTTCGCATCCCCTGCGACGAAAACATCTTCCTCACTGTTGTTCAATGCGCCAAATCTCCACCAGATCGACGACTGCCAATCTGCCTATGA